The Candidatus Cloacimonadota bacterium sequence GGGAAAAATTAAGTCCGGGCTTCACGACTAACTGGAATGAACTTCCAATCGTGAAGGCATAAGTAACACATTTTTGCAAAATGTGTAATGTAAATTCTATTTTATCATCATTTACTTTCACAGAATGCAATTCTGTGCTGCATGAATGATCAGGATTGAGATCGTAGAACAGAACTTGTTCTGTTTCCTTAAAATTTGGATTCAGTAAATTTGGTGTCGGAACAAGTTCCGAACTAAATTGAAATGCCAATATGAAAAACAATATTTCCAGGAAAATCATCCATGTTGATATGGATGCTTTTTTTGCTGCAGTCGAGATCAGAGATCATCCTGAATATAAAGGAAAACCTTTGATAGTTGGAGGCTCTCCAAATAGTCGTGGGGTGGTTTCCACCTGCTCTTATGAAGCCCGTAAATATGGAATTCATTCGGCAATGTCGAGTGCTAAAGCATATAAACTCTGTCCGCAGGCAATTTTCGTGCATGGCAGGTTCGATGCTTATCGCGAAGCATCGGATCAGATCAGAAAAATTTTCTTTGAATATACGGATTTAGTGCAGCCTGTTTCTATCGATGAAGCCTATCTCGATGTAACTTCCAATAAAAAAAATATCAGATCGGCAACTCATATTGCCAGGGAGATCAAACAAAAGATCTTTGAAAAGACAAAACTTACTGCATCGGCGGGAGTTTCCTACAATAAATTTTTAGCAAAGATCGGTTCGGATATGGATAAACCGGATGGACTCGTTGTTATCCCACCTGAAAAAGCAGCAGAAATATTAGAAAATCTTCCCATCAGGAAATTTCACGGTATTGGAAAAGCCGGTGAAAAAAACATGAAAAAGATCGGGATTAAAACCGGAGCAGATCTGAAAAAATGGTCTCTGAAAGATCTGATCAAACATTTCGGAAAAATGGGAAGTCATTATTATTACATCGTGCGTGGAATCGATAACAGCGAAGTGACAACCGATAGGATCAGAAAATCTCTGGGAACTGAAAGGACATTTGCCGAAGATTTAAATGACAAAGTTAAATTACTTGAATTCCTGGAAAAAAGTGCAGATAAAATTTCTTCTAAAATGAAAAAGGAAAAATTCCGAGCAAGAACTCTTACTTTAAAGATCAAGTTTGCTAATTTCGATGTGATCACGAAAAGTAAAACACTGACTTCCGGTTTCGATGATTTTCAGATCATCAGGAATTATGCACAGGAACTGCTTCTGGAAAACTTTAACGAAAGAAGAAAAATCAGATTATTGGGAATCAGCGTCTCGAATCTAGTTTGGGAAAATAATAAAAAAAATGAGCAAATTACTTTACCGTTTTATCATTCAAGCCCGATGTTGGTGGAGTGATGTAACTCGGAATTCTATTCTGTTTGTAATATTAATTCACCGAATTAATCCAATTCTATCTGTATTTTTAACTTGATTAGAATTCTAAATCATTATTACTTTCTCACATGAAAAACCGTTCATAATCATCATGATTGCCGATCCAAAACCATGTTACAGTATCATTATCCATAATTTCTAATGCTCTATAATCCAGAGTAATTCGTACAGACTAAAAATCTTCTTCCCGATTGATACATTTGAAATGTAAAGATGGATGAAATGGATTTTGTGACCATAAGTTGAAAGCTTTTCTAACTCTTTGTTTTATTGATTTATCCAAACTTATGTATGCTTTCCAAAAAGAAGGTAAAGTTGCAGATTTCATAATTGATTTAAGTCCATAGGTTTCGAATAACCTTTCTTTATTTCTCCTTTTGCTTGCCGTGCAAACTTGATCAATTGTTTTTGAGTTTTTTCAAATAAAGAATCCCATTTAAGTTCATCCTGAAAGTCGGCAATATAGTATCGCAAATGTTCTACAACCTGATTTTGAGATTTATCCGGTAAAGTCTCCATCATTTTGCTTATTGTTTTCATTGAAGCAGATATCATATAAATTCTCCTTTTTATACAATTTTAATTTATAATACTAACAATTTTCACACTCTTTATTTCAATCACCAGAGTAAAAAATTTCTTTGCTTAATAAAACCGTCAAATAAAAATTGAAATTAAAAATATCTTGCCCAAAAATATCAGTTTTTTTTCAAGTGTTTGTAGCACAGAATTGAATTCTGTGAAAAGAACAACCTGGCAGTATGTTTTACGAGAAGGAAAATTATGTGTGGAAGATTCGCTTTATTCAGCAGTGTACAGGCAATAATTGATTATGCTGATTCTTTGAATTCCATTGAGAGATTCAAAGAAAATTATAATGTTGCGCCAGGTCAGAAAATCCTGGCTGTAACCAGGAAAACTGATGGAAATCATCTTGAGTTCTTCAAATGGGGTTTGATCCCTTTC is a genomic window containing:
- a CDS encoding DNA polymerase IV encodes the protein MKNNISRKIIHVDMDAFFAAVEIRDHPEYKGKPLIVGGSPNSRGVVSTCSYEARKYGIHSAMSSAKAYKLCPQAIFVHGRFDAYREASDQIRKIFFEYTDLVQPVSIDEAYLDVTSNKKNIRSATHIAREIKQKIFEKTKLTASAGVSYNKFLAKIGSDMDKPDGLVVIPPEKAAEILENLPIRKFHGIGKAGEKNMKKIGIKTGADLKKWSLKDLIKHFGKMGSHYYYIVRGIDNSEVTTDRIRKSLGTERTFAEDLNDKVKLLEFLEKSADKISSKMKKEKFRARTLTLKIKFANFDVITKSKTLTSGFDDFQIIRNYAQELLLENFNERRKIRLLGISVSNLVWENNKKNEQITLPFYHSSPMLVE